In a genomic window of Deferrivibrio essentukiensis:
- a CDS encoding helix-turn-helix domain-containing protein, with protein sequence MSKVSEILKQEREKQGLNLEDISKKTKISTNFLNLIESGEIEKLPSYAHAFGFIRNYASFLKLNVEEIENIFKEEFSKEDFGKKKAGIVESEQSNTSNSSSNFYKVFFIAIGVIIVISLIIFLLYKKDSTKEVINKTDNVMQERIVTDNISKDNKSLDNSSAASIDNVSANTKSNEVKIDPEIIAKEVFKKEQDKEKKASKIVSLLFNDICWIHLKADNKTDYDFIAEKDLVKNIGFDNSFKLDIGNAAAVTIKYKDQVIQGLGDYRQPLKNLYFYVNDNDTLVFEK encoded by the coding sequence ATGAGTAAAGTCTCTGAAATTTTAAAACAAGAAAGGGAAAAACAGGGTCTTAACTTAGAAGATATTTCTAAAAAGACAAAAATAAGCACAAATTTTCTAAATTTGATTGAAAGTGGGGAGATAGAAAAGCTCCCTTCATATGCCCATGCTTTTGGATTTATCAGAAATTATGCATCTTTTCTGAAATTAAATGTTGAAGAGATTGAGAATATTTTTAAGGAAGAGTTTTCAAAGGAAGACTTTGGAAAGAAAAAGGCGGGTATTGTTGAATCTGAACAAAGCAATACTTCTAACAGCAGCAGTAATTTTTACAAGGTGTTTTTTATAGCTATTGGTGTGATCATTGTAATCTCACTGATAATTTTTTTATTATATAAAAAAGATTCGACAAAAGAGGTAATAAACAAAACGGATAACGTTATGCAGGAGCGTATTGTAACAGATAATATCAGTAAAGACAATAAGAGTTTGGATAATAGTAGTGCCGCAAGTATTGACAATGTCTCAGCAAATACAAAAAGTAATGAGGTTAAAATAGACCCTGAAATAATTGCCAAGGAAGTGTTTAAAAAAGAGCAGGATAAAGAAAAGAAGGCCAGTAAAATTGTAAGCTTATTATTTAATGATATATGTTGGATTCATTTAAAAGCAGACAATAAGACTGACTATGACTTTATAGCAGAAAAAGATTTGGTTAAGAATATAGGTTTTGATAATTCATTTAAGCTTGATATTGGAAATGCTGCGGCAGTGACAATAAAATATAAAGATCAGGTTATTCAAGGGCTTGGTGATTATAGGCAACCACTGAAAAATCTATATTTTTATGTTAATGATAATGACACCCTTGTTTTTGAAAAATAA
- a CDS encoding tetratricopeptide repeat protein, with translation MKKIFSLFVVILLIGCASKSPNSSVSDEVIAEFHFKMGLAYLNTDKDYLAVGEFEKALAIDPKNDRIYYALSTFYIKRNRIADAKHNIQKALELNPKESEYINTYASILASEGKLEEAIKQWKIVLNDPGYPSASLVNYNIGLALFNLKRYEEAAQYLEVTVKTNPKVVAPTLLLYRSYLFSGKIDDAERTLLTSIMINPDYLDLKLEAGKFYYDNGKYQEAAKYFSEVIDAKNNTKFADEAKSYLMKMGIYNE, from the coding sequence ATGAAAAAAATATTTAGTTTATTTGTTGTGATTTTATTGATAGGTTGTGCATCAAAATCTCCTAATTCCAGTGTAAGTGATGAGGTTATTGCCGAATTTCACTTTAAGATGGGGCTTGCATATCTAAATACTGATAAGGATTATCTGGCTGTGGGTGAGTTTGAAAAGGCATTGGCTATCGACCCTAAAAATGATAGAATTTATTATGCTTTATCTACATTTTATATAAAAAGAAATCGTATTGCCGATGCAAAGCACAATATTCAAAAGGCGTTAGAGCTTAATCCGAAGGAATCTGAGTATATAAATACATATGCCTCAATATTGGCTTCAGAAGGGAAACTTGAAGAGGCTATTAAGCAATGGAAGATTGTATTAAACGACCCTGGTTACCCTTCAGCGTCCCTTGTAAATTACAATATAGGTCTTGCGCTATTTAATCTGAAAAGATACGAAGAGGCAGCACAATATCTGGAAGTAACCGTAAAGACAAATCCAAAGGTAGTGGCGCCAACCTTATTGCTTTACAGAAGCTATCTGTTTTCAGGCAAGATTGATGATGCTGAAAGGACTCTTTTGACTTCTATTATGATAAATCCTGATTATTTGGACCTTAAACTTGAAGCTGGAAAATTTTATTATGACAATGGAAAATACCAGGAAGCAGCTAAATATTTTTCAGAAGTAATTGATGCCAAGAATAATACCAAATTTGCAGATGAAGCAAAGTCTTACTTGATGAAGATGGGTATATACAATGAGTAA
- a CDS encoding type III pantothenate kinase — protein MIFAVDIGNTNIVIGVFEGEELVSNFRLATDVLRTTDEYAATVLLLLNGQGIDSKKIDSVVISSVVPQLIYTFSKLSRKYFDLEPLVIGPGVKTGLKIKLENPKEVGADRVVNAVAAIEQYGTPVIVVDFGTATTFDVVNERSEYLGGIIYPGIKLSASILRSKTAKLPEVEIEKCSRVVGNSTINSIKSGIYFGYLSVVDGIIERVIDEQFKGKHVNIVATGGLGSIFIDDSKYLKIYEPNLTLNGLRLIYEKNI, from the coding sequence ATGATTTTTGCAGTTGATATTGGTAATACTAATATTGTGATTGGTGTATTTGAAGGTGAAGAGTTGGTTTCTAATTTCAGGTTGGCAACTGATGTATTAAGGACAACAGATGAGTATGCTGCAACTGTTCTTTTACTTTTAAACGGACAGGGGATAGACAGTAAAAAGATAGATAGTGTTGTGATTTCAAGTGTTGTTCCACAGCTGATATATACTTTTTCTAAATTATCGAGAAAGTATTTTGATTTGGAGCCTCTTGTAATTGGACCTGGTGTAAAGACGGGCCTTAAAATAAAACTTGAAAATCCTAAAGAGGTTGGTGCTGATAGGGTTGTAAACGCTGTGGCCGCAATAGAGCAATATGGCACCCCAGTGATTGTAGTGGACTTTGGTACGGCAACTACCTTTGACGTGGTAAATGAACGTTCCGAATATCTCGGTGGAATCATATACCCAGGGATAAAACTTTCAGCAAGTATATTGAGAAGCAAAACAGCCAAATTACCTGAAGTAGAGATAGAAAAGTGCAGCAGAGTTGTTGGTAACAGCACTATCAATTCTATTAAGTCTGGAATATATTTTGGCTACTTGTCTGTAGTGGATGGTATCATTGAAAGGGTAATTGATGAGCAATTTAAAGGAAAGCATGTCAATATAGTTGCAACCGGGGGATTAGGAAGTATTTTTATAGATGACTCAAAATACTTAAAAATATACGAACCTAATTTAACATTAAACGGGTTGAGGTTAATTTATGAAAAAAATATTTAG
- a CDS encoding biotin--[acetyl-CoA-carboxylase] ligase, with the protein MFDKNLYFATLNTQKLGRNFLYFQSIDSTNTYAIENKLPYGSIVFADMQIKGKGRSNRKWSSISDQNIYFSCVLGDIKPENLLQLNIIIGYAVCDVLRKYADCYLKWPNDIMVNNKKAGGILIETKFSGNHLEKVIFGIGINVNNTHFEDVLKDIATSLKIVSGKDLSREILLAELVNELEIKIEQLKNNFIDLKKLWAFYSCCLNKEISVTVDNKKNIFIEKGINDYGGLIVSDKSGIERVLYSGDIGYDFCS; encoded by the coding sequence ATGTTTGATAAAAATCTTTATTTTGCAACTTTAAATACACAAAAACTTGGGAGAAATTTTCTCTATTTCCAAAGTATTGACTCCACCAATACCTATGCAATTGAAAATAAACTGCCTTATGGGAGTATTGTGTTTGCTGATATGCAAATAAAAGGGAAGGGGAGAAGTAACCGCAAGTGGAGTAGTATCAGTGACCAAAATATTTATTTTTCATGTGTGTTAGGGGATATAAAGCCTGAAAATCTTCTGCAGCTAAACATCATTATCGGCTATGCCGTATGCGATGTGCTGAGGAAATATGCTGATTGTTACTTAAAATGGCCAAATGATATTATGGTTAATAACAAAAAGGCCGGTGGAATACTTATTGAAACAAAATTTAGCGGTAATCATCTTGAAAAAGTAATATTTGGCATAGGTATCAATGTAAATAACACTCATTTTGAAGATGTGTTGAAAGATATAGCTACCTCGCTAAAGATTGTTTCCGGCAAAGATTTATCACGAGAAATATTGCTTGCTGAGCTTGTGAATGAGTTGGAAATAAAAATAGAGCAACTTAAAAATAATTTTATAGACTTAAAAAAATTGTGGGCTTTTTATTCATGTTGTTTGAACAAAGAGATATCAGTGACAGTGGATAATAAAAAAAATATATTTATTGAAAAGGGAATAAATGATTATGGTGGCTTGATTGTATCAGATAAATCTGGTATAGAAAGGGTATTATACAGCGGAGATATCGGTTATGATTTTTGCAGTTGA
- a CDS encoding response regulator, with protein MITVLIVDDDSNIRLLLRDEFCELGFNTITAVDGEEALISFSEENIDLVILDIRMPKVDGKKVLEEIKKVDVDVPVILYTANPYDIDDYKKYKNVELVIKGADLTELKNTVKKYVNV; from the coding sequence GTGATTACTGTGCTTATTGTTGATGATGACAGTAACATAAGGCTGTTGCTGAGGGATGAATTTTGTGAGTTAGGTTTTAATACGATTACAGCTGTTGATGGCGAAGAAGCTCTTATAAGCTTTAGTGAGGAGAATATAGATTTGGTAATTCTTGATATAAGAATGCCAAAAGTTGATGGCAAAAAAGTCCTTGAAGAAATAAAAAAGGTTGATGTAGATGTTCCTGTAATATTGTATACAGCAAATCCTTATGATATAGATGATTATAAAAAGTATAAAAATGTAGAGCTTGTTATCAAAGGAGCTGATTTGACAGAGCTGAAGAATACAGTAAAAAAATACGTTAATGTTTGA
- a CDS encoding HD family phosphohydrolase gives MNNDKIIKIVQSLVSIRDLDALMENTLMLLRDLVICDAGSIFIYNSEDDSLVFKYIQNDSIDVSYKEFSIPLDEKSIASYSGLMKEVVHVEDVYYIDTNKPYKFNVDFDKMSGYRTKSVLSIPLLNINKDLIGVLQLINRKVEKVKLTSSNVDDVIIPFSAEDISILYSLSGIVAVALENSILYGDIERMWDGFITASIQAIEARDPVTRGHTDRVTKITMKIAEEMDKDDVSFPDFKMTPDDVTLLRYSCLLHDFGKIGVREYVLNKPKKLFPDKLEAIKYKFLYAMCVAKSTSEDAYNKLVSYYESVLKANEPTVLDSDIGNDLKECANYAFKGINGEEIKLLEDAEYSCLSVKRGTLTEEERKEIESHVYHTYDYLNKIPWTQKLKDVPKIACMHHEKIDGTGYPFGLKGEEIHIYGRIMAVADIFDALTAKDRPYKKAVSVDVALKIIQEEAENNKLDKDIVRFFIDKQIYNHI, from the coding sequence ATGAATAACGACAAGATAATTAAGATTGTGCAGTCTTTGGTTAGTATAAGAGATTTAGATGCATTGATGGAAAATACTTTAATGCTGCTTAGAGATTTGGTTATTTGTGATGCCGGCAGCATTTTTATATATAACAGCGAGGATGATTCACTTGTTTTTAAATATATTCAAAATGATTCTATCGATGTGAGCTACAAGGAATTTAGTATACCTCTGGATGAAAAGAGTATTGCAAGCTATTCAGGCCTCATGAAGGAGGTTGTTCATGTTGAAGACGTTTACTATATTGACACAAATAAACCATACAAGTTTAATGTAGATTTTGATAAAATGTCGGGATATCGCACCAAATCTGTACTATCAATCCCCCTGTTAAATATTAATAAGGATTTGATAGGTGTACTGCAACTTATTAACAGGAAGGTTGAAAAAGTAAAATTAACCTCTTCTAATGTAGACGATGTTATTATCCCTTTTAGTGCTGAAGATATAAGTATTTTATATTCTTTAAGCGGCATTGTAGCGGTAGCTCTTGAAAACAGCATACTGTATGGGGATATAGAAAGGATGTGGGACGGATTTATTACCGCAAGCATTCAAGCAATAGAAGCAAGAGACCCTGTGACAAGAGGACATACAGACAGGGTGACAAAAATTACAATGAAAATTGCCGAAGAGATGGATAAGGATGATGTCAGTTTCCCTGATTTTAAGATGACTCCTGACGATGTGACACTTTTGAGATATTCTTGTTTACTCCATGATTTTGGGAAAATAGGTGTTAGGGAATATGTGTTAAATAAGCCAAAGAAACTTTTTCCTGATAAGCTTGAGGCTATCAAATATAAGTTTTTATATGCTATGTGTGTTGCTAAATCTACTTCTGAAGATGCATATAATAAGCTTGTTAGTTATTATGAGAGTGTACTGAAGGCTAATGAACCTACCGTCTTGGATTCAGATATAGGCAATGATTTAAAAGAGTGTGCAAACTATGCTTTTAAAGGGATAAATGGAGAGGAAATCAAATTGCTTGAAGATGCAGAGTACAGCTGTTTATCTGTCAAGAGGGGGACTCTTACTGAAGAGGAAAGGAAAGAGATTGAATCTCACGTTTATCATACATATGACTATTTAAATAAAATACCTTGGACGCAAAAATTGAAAGATGTTCCTAAAATTGCCTGTATGCACCATGAAAAAATCGATGGCACCGGCTATCCGTTTGGGTTGAAAGGGGAAGAAATACATATTTATGGTAGAATTATGGCTGTGGCAGATATTTTTGACGCCTTGACAGCAAAGGATAGACCTTATAAAAAGGCTGTTTCTGTGGATGTTGCTTTGAAAATAATTCAGGAAGAAGCAGAAAATAATAAGCTTGACAAAGATATTGTAAGATTTTTTATAGATAAACAAATATACAATCATATTTAG
- a CDS encoding lactate utilization protein — protein MEIVKKWFNERTASLTIENLEKNGFKASYFEKSETALKYIESIAQDFNRIGFGGSMTVLHDLKLDELLKAKGKEILNHNIGSLSPEEKLEIRKRQLTCDLFITSTNALTKDGKLINTDGVGNRVAAMIFGPKKTLVLAGVNKIVKDVNAGLSRIKEIASPMNTKRLNVNTPCAVTGVCSDCNSPQRICRVTTIIEKKPNFSDIEIIIIGENLGY, from the coding sequence ATGGAGATTGTTAAAAAGTGGTTTAACGAGCGAACAGCTTCTTTAACAATTGAAAATCTTGAAAAGAATGGATTTAAGGCATCTTATTTTGAAAAATCTGAAACTGCCCTTAAATACATCGAGTCTATTGCCCAAGATTTCAACAGAATCGGTTTTGGCGGTTCTATGACTGTACTGCACGATTTAAAACTTGATGAGCTGCTTAAGGCAAAAGGGAAAGAGATATTAAATCACAATATTGGCTCACTTTCACCCGAAGAAAAGCTGGAAATTCGAAAAAGACAGCTTACTTGTGACCTTTTTATTACATCAACAAATGCCCTCACAAAAGATGGAAAGCTAATAAATACTGATGGGGTAGGGAACAGAGTTGCAGCAATGATTTTTGGGCCTAAAAAAACATTGGTACTTGCAGGCGTTAATAAAATTGTTAAAGATGTAAATGCAGGATTAAGCAGAATAAAAGAAATCGCTTCACCTATGAACACAAAAAGGCTGAATGTGAATACTCCTTGTGCAGTGACCGGAGTTTGTTCAGACTGTAACAGTCCGCAGAGAATTTGCAGAGTTACAACAATAATTGAAAAGAAGCCCAATTTTAGTGATATAGAGATTATTATCATTGGCGAAAATCTTGGTTATTGA
- a CDS encoding lytic transglycosylase domain-containing protein: protein MKKTFKMYVNVVFILSVSIALFSMAFNFYLVRKVNSYVTYSESLNKKYSKLQNELESTLKLLNFYLDVQRISELIEQFDTQYSKYTITDIAYSIVEESAKNNLDPYLMLAIIKTESSFNYKSVSRKGAIGLMQLLPDTAYYISEKVDDLFVENKKEIFDPVTNIRLGINYYNYLLSKFNGNEEVAIAAYNLGPRNIYKYLGRGRRIPKFYYYKVMQNYAELTAQIKS from the coding sequence GTGAAGAAAACTTTTAAAATGTATGTTAATGTAGTATTTATATTAAGCGTATCAATAGCTTTATTTTCAATGGCATTTAATTTTTATCTTGTTAGAAAAGTAAACAGTTACGTAACTTATTCTGAAAGTTTAAATAAAAAATACTCAAAGCTTCAAAATGAGCTTGAGAGTACTTTAAAATTATTAAATTTTTATCTTGATGTGCAAAGGATAAGTGAGTTAATTGAGCAGTTTGATACACAATATAGTAAGTATACAATTACAGATATAGCTTATTCTATTGTTGAGGAATCTGCAAAGAATAATCTTGACCCTTATCTTATGCTTGCAATCATAAAGACTGAAAGCTCATTTAATTATAAGTCGGTTTCAAGGAAGGGTGCCATAGGCCTTATGCAACTGCTGCCTGATACGGCATATTATATATCTGAAAAAGTTGATGATTTATTTGTAGAGAATAAGAAAGAGATATTTGACCCTGTCACAAATATCAGACTTGGAATAAATTATTACAATTATCTTTTATCCAAATTTAACGGAAATGAGGAAGTGGCTATAGCTGCTTATAATTTGGGACCAAGAAATATTTACAAATATTTAGGCAGAGGGAGACGAATCCCAAAATTTTATTACTACAAAGTTATGCAAAACTATGCAGAGTTGACTGCTCAAATTAAATCTTAG
- the sfsA gene encoding DNA/RNA nuclease SfsA yields the protein MLKLKELYFGKFLKRYKRFFVDILFGDEVITLHNPNTGSMKTILERDSLVAFSISDNQKRKLKYTMEGIKVKNHWFYTNTIAVNKIVEAAIYDNEISEFSGFHSVKREFKYKDSRIDFMVKLKNGKNALIEVKNVTMFDNDFAYFPDATTTRGLKHLNTLSESITDGFIPYMLYVIQSPNDKFKCADFIDKDYCNKLKELKEIINVIVYKNIFKPEKSLCYLEKLNQP from the coding sequence ATGTTGAAGTTAAAAGAACTTTATTTTGGAAAGTTTCTAAAAAGGTATAAAAGATTCTTTGTAGATATTTTATTTGGTGATGAAGTTATTACCCTTCATAATCCAAACACCGGCTCTATGAAGACCATTTTAGAAAGGGATAGTTTGGTTGCTTTCAGCATATCTGATAACCAAAAAAGAAAATTAAAATATACAATGGAAGGGATCAAGGTAAAAAATCATTGGTTTTACACAAACACTATAGCTGTCAATAAAATTGTAGAAGCTGCAATATATGACAATGAAATATCAGAATTTAGCGGTTTTCATTCTGTTAAGCGGGAATTTAAGTACAAAGATAGCAGAATTGATTTTATGGTAAAACTTAAAAATGGTAAAAATGCACTTATAGAAGTAAAAAATGTTACTATGTTTGATAATGACTTTGCATATTTTCCAGATGCTACTACAACAAGAGGCCTGAAGCATTTAAATACATTGTCTGAATCAATTACAGACGGATTTATACCTTATATGCTTTATGTAATACAATCACCAAATGACAAGTTCAAGTGTGCAGATTTTATTGATAAAGATTATTGTAACAAATTGAAAGAACTAAAGGAAATAATCAATGTAATCGTGTACAAAAATATTTTTAAGCCTGAAAAAAGCTTATGCTATTTGGAAAAACTAAATCAACCCTAA
- the holA gene encoding DNA polymerase III subunit delta, with protein MNLKKDKILIIGSDSFHDEQVEKVFERFADLEIDKKVYYGDEFDYEDFVFFISSLPLFSDLKVALVKKTEKLKKVEDILSTVSKSESVIIFLSGEEKAAADFKKCENIKIINEPKKNKYSDLNLISDMFSEIGIKLSKLAAEEIYEMCGKDFGIVKNEVEKLKIYYAYKKPEGENEILEKISYAKSENVFDFIDSFFDKNKHKCMKILEGMTKNNENLAPLFYMLSKRLMQIAVYKINPALINERQFIMEKIKKNAANWSILELSKCSDLFVKIDYGSKVGMADIDNDIITLLGLI; from the coding sequence ATGAATTTGAAAAAAGATAAAATATTAATTATTGGAAGTGACAGTTTTCATGATGAGCAGGTCGAAAAGGTATTTGAGAGGTTTGCTGACCTTGAAATAGATAAAAAAGTCTATTACGGCGATGAATTTGATTATGAGGATTTTGTTTTTTTTATATCATCACTCCCCCTTTTTAGTGATTTAAAAGTTGCTTTAGTAAAAAAAACAGAAAAACTAAAAAAAGTTGAAGACATATTAAGTACGGTTTCTAAATCTGAGTCTGTTATAATTTTTTTGTCTGGCGAAGAGAAAGCGGCTGCTGATTTTAAAAAATGTGAAAACATTAAAATTATCAATGAGCCGAAAAAGAATAAGTATTCAGACTTGAATTTAATATCTGATATGTTTTCGGAAATCGGTATTAAGCTCAGCAAATTGGCTGCAGAAGAAATTTATGAAATGTGTGGCAAAGACTTCGGGATTGTAAAAAATGAAGTTGAAAAATTAAAAATTTATTATGCATATAAAAAACCGGAAGGTGAAAATGAAATTTTAGAGAAGATAAGTTATGCAAAAAGTGAAAATGTATTTGACTTTATAGATAGTTTTTTTGATAAAAATAAACATAAGTGTATGAAAATTCTTGAGGGTATGACAAAAAATAATGAGAATCTTGCCCCGCTTTTTTACATGCTTTCAAAAAGGCTGATGCAGATTGCAGTGTATAAGATTAATCCGGCTTTGATTAATGAAAGACAATTTATTATGGAGAAGATTAAAAAAAATGCTGCAAACTGGAGCATTCTTGAGCTTTCCAAATGCTCAGACCTTTTTGTAAAGATAGATTATGGCTCAAAAGTAGGCATGGCTGATATCGACAATGATATTATTACCCTTTTAGGGTTGATTTAG
- the leuS gene encoding leucine--tRNA ligase produces the protein MYYDASKIENKWQKKWEENKVFKVSYDKSKPKYYCLEMFPYPSGKIHMGHVRNYAIGDVVARFKKMNGFNVLHPMGWDAFGLPAENAAIKNKIHPAKWTYSNIDYMRAQLKQLGLSYDWDRELATCDPEYYKWEQLVFLKMFEKGLIYRKKSTVNWCEDCNTVLANEQVEDGRCWRCSSNVTMKEINGWFFKITDYAEELLEYTYKLTDWPEKVLTMQRNWIGKSYGAEIDFEVKDFEQKITVFTTRPDTLYGATFMLLAPEHEMAKELIKGTEYEEEGLKFINSILKDDKISRAADNKEKKGFFTGRYVYNPLTKKEIPVYIANYILMDYGTGAVMAVPAHDQRDFEFARKYNLDIVVVINPEGESLNPADMQEAYTGPGVMINSGKFDGITNEEAKSKITEFLEEENIGKKTVNYRLRDWGISRQRYWGAPIPVIHCKKCGIVPVPESDLPVRLPLDVEFTGSGNPLETSSEFKHVKCPLCGIDAERETDTMDTFVESSWYFLRYCSPKCDTDIFDKTEAEYWMNVDQYIGGVEHAVMHLLYARFYTKVLRDLGFVNIDEPFERLLTQGMVCKETYSCKKDGWLFPEEVEDGKCKLCGGEVAIGRVEKMSKSKKNVVDPDALIKKYGADTARLFSLFAAPPEKDLEWSEQGVEGCFRFLNRVFRLFSNNLELIRQDINAADDGSKLAKEILYHMNVTIKKVTSDIEKFQLNTAVAAIMELTNNLYLIEPKLSTNYEKMLFRECLLSMVKLLTPFTPHMCEELWQLVGKSGFVSQESWPAYEEKYTVKDEVTLAIQVNGKVRAEITLPRDVDKDTAISAAKGNEKIMGYLEGKTIVKEIYVPQKLISLVIK, from the coding sequence ATGTATTACGATGCATCAAAAATTGAGAATAAATGGCAGAAAAAGTGGGAGGAAAATAAGGTATTTAAAGTATCTTACGATAAAAGCAAACCAAAATACTATTGTCTTGAGATGTTTCCTTACCCGTCAGGGAAGATTCATATGGGGCATGTAAGAAACTATGCAATCGGTGATGTGGTCGCAAGGTTCAAGAAGATGAATGGATTTAATGTACTTCATCCGATGGGTTGGGATGCATTTGGCCTACCGGCAGAAAATGCTGCGATTAAAAATAAAATTCATCCTGCCAAATGGACATATTCAAACATAGATTATATGAGGGCACAACTAAAGCAGTTGGGGCTTTCGTATGACTGGGACAGAGAGCTTGCTACATGTGATCCTGAATACTACAAATGGGAGCAGCTTGTATTTTTAAAAATGTTTGAAAAAGGGCTTATTTATAGAAAAAAATCCACCGTCAACTGGTGCGAGGATTGCAATACTGTTTTAGCAAACGAGCAGGTAGAGGATGGAAGATGCTGGAGATGTTCAAGTAATGTAACAATGAAGGAGATAAACGGCTGGTTTTTCAAAATTACCGATTACGCTGAAGAGTTATTGGAATATACTTACAAACTTACTGATTGGCCTGAAAAAGTTTTGACAATGCAGAGAAACTGGATAGGCAAATCATACGGTGCAGAAATAGATTTTGAGGTAAAAGATTTTGAACAGAAAATTACCGTTTTTACTACAAGACCGGATACTTTATATGGTGCTACTTTTATGCTTTTAGCTCCTGAACATGAGATGGCTAAAGAACTTATAAAAGGGACTGAATATGAAGAGGAAGGGCTGAAATTTATAAACAGTATTCTTAAAGATGACAAAATCAGCAGGGCAGCTGACAATAAGGAGAAAAAAGGATTTTTTACCGGAAGATATGTATACAATCCTTTGACTAAAAAAGAGATTCCTGTGTATATCGCAAATTATATATTGATGGATTACGGGACTGGTGCTGTTATGGCAGTGCCGGCACACGATCAGAGGGACTTTGAATTTGCAAGAAAATATAACCTTGATATTGTGGTGGTGATAAATCCTGAAGGGGAAAGTTTAAATCCTGCCGATATGCAAGAGGCTTACACCGGCCCTGGAGTGATGATTAATTCCGGTAAATTTGACGGGATTACAAACGAAGAAGCAAAAAGTAAAATTACGGAATTTCTTGAAGAGGAAAATATAGGTAAGAAAACAGTTAATTACAGACTTAGGGATTGGGGGATATCAAGACAGCGTTATTGGGGAGCACCTATCCCCGTAATTCACTGTAAAAAATGTGGTATTGTCCCTGTGCCTGAATCTGACTTACCTGTAAGACTCCCTTTGGATGTTGAATTTACAGGGAGTGGCAATCCTCTTGAAACATCTTCCGAGTTCAAACATGTTAAGTGTCCACTATGTGGAATTGATGCGGAAAGGGAAACTGATACTATGGATACATTTGTGGAGTCTTCATGGTACTTTTTAAGATATTGCTCTCCAAAATGCGATACCGATATATTTGACAAGACTGAGGCTGAGTATTGGATGAATGTTGACCAATATATAGGTGGCGTAGAGCATGCCGTTATGCACCTTTTATATGCGAGGTTTTATACGAAGGTGCTAAGAGATTTGGGTTTTGTTAATATCGATGAGCCTTTTGAAAGACTCCTTACTCAAGGTATGGTCTGCAAAGAAACTTATTCTTGCAAAAAAGACGGATGGCTATTCCCTGAAGAGGTCGAAGACGGAAAATGTAAGCTTTGCGGTGGGGAAGTTGCTATAGGCAGAGTTGAAAAGATGAGTAAGTCTAAGAAAAATGTTGTTGACCCGGATGCATTAATCAAGAAATATGGGGCAGATACAGCAAGACTTTTCAGTTTATTTGCAGCACCACCTGAAAAAGACCTTGAGTGGAGTGAGCAGGGGGTTGAAGGCTGCTTTAGATTTTTAAACAGAGTGTTTAGGCTGTTTTCAAATAATTTAGAATTGATTAGGCAAGATATTAATGCGGCAGATGATGGAAGCAAATTAGCAAAAGAGATTTTATATCATATGAATGTAACAATAAAAAAAGTAACAAGTGACATTGAAAAGTTTCAGCTTAATACTGCTGTTGCTGCTATTATGGAGTTGACAAACAATCTTTATTTAATTGAGCCAAAACTGTCAACCAATTATGAAAAGATGTTGTTTAGAGAATGTTTGTTAAGTATGGTGAAACTTTTGACTCCATTTACACCTCATATGTGTGAGGAGTTATGGCAGCTTGTAGGCAAGTCAGGATTTGTTTCGCAAGAAAGCTGGCCTGCATATGAAGAAAAGTATACTGTTAAGGATGAAGTTACTCTTGCAATACAGGTAAATGGTAAGGTAAGGGCTGAAATAACGCTTCCTCGGGACGTGGATAAAGATACAGCAATTAGTGCTGCTAAAGGCAATGAAAAAATCATGGGTTATCTCGAAGGGAAGACTATAGTCAAAGAGATATATGTACCTCAAAAACTTATAAGCCTTGTGATTAAATAG